A region from the Leptolyngbya iicbica LK genome encodes:
- a CDS encoding TrbI/VirB10 family protein yields MSTPDNLWDEQEMADLVGLQLPDQAAAASETESAPLATNNGHVSDPGPLLDPEDLDESAAVGATQKSGRSLAANPFTKLGVVAAGTGLVIGVLAVFTSGVMNQGDSPPVEETQADFAEPMVAAEESAADDRGQLLTDLAMGQQQAELEALAQEEPIARPEPEPEALQETPQFSSPPRPAARSPQPVVQRSAPPPRSTPIPRASAAQPTPAVTPPEPEGEPMEQWMALSQVGSYRQGTASSLQAPDQLPTHNSVDGSPAIQSAEPQQIPIGLTPATAALPWPAINHAEEAAILQEQPLPSSSVVLITGTQATAVLETPLIWAAATETETPQFVVKLTEPLLTPEEAIGLPAETALVVRVDSVDESGLAQLAVVSFIQDDREVALPTGAIQLRGLEGTPLIAQKYGDPGSDIARMDLNMAAMSGVSRVAELINRPQSSSVISNAGGSTITQEAGDPNILAGLLEGAFGQLSEQMAERNQAALEEILNRPTIWYLPPGLEVEVYINQTVTL; encoded by the coding sequence ATGAGTACCCCTGATAATTTGTGGGATGAACAGGAAATGGCGGATCTGGTGGGCTTGCAGCTCCCGGACCAAGCAGCGGCGGCTTCGGAAACGGAGTCGGCTCCGCTAGCTACTAACAATGGTCACGTCTCTGACCCTGGACCGCTGTTAGACCCGGAAGACCTGGATGAGTCCGCTGCCGTCGGCGCTACTCAAAAATCGGGGCGATCACTTGCTGCTAATCCTTTCACGAAACTGGGTGTGGTGGCCGCAGGAACGGGCTTAGTGATTGGCGTGCTCGCGGTATTCACCAGCGGCGTCATGAATCAGGGCGATTCTCCACCCGTAGAGGAGACACAAGCCGATTTTGCTGAACCGATGGTGGCAGCAGAGGAATCAGCGGCAGACGATCGCGGACAACTGCTGACCGATTTAGCGATGGGGCAACAACAAGCGGAATTGGAAGCTTTGGCGCAAGAAGAACCTATCGCTCGACCAGAACCAGAACCTGAGGCGCTTCAGGAAACGCCACAATTTTCATCACCGCCGCGACCCGCTGCGCGATCTCCCCAACCGGTTGTTCAGCGTTCAGCCCCACCCCCTCGTTCAACCCCTATCCCTCGGGCCAGCGCTGCCCAGCCAACGCCAGCGGTAACGCCTCCCGAGCCAGAAGGGGAGCCGATGGAGCAGTGGATGGCCTTGTCTCAGGTTGGCAGCTATCGCCAGGGGACAGCCTCATCCCTTCAGGCTCCTGACCAACTCCCCACCCATAATTCAGTCGATGGCTCCCCAGCTATTCAGTCAGCCGAGCCACAACAGATTCCTATTGGACTCACTCCCGCTACTGCCGCTTTGCCCTGGCCAGCGATCAACCATGCCGAAGAAGCCGCCATTCTGCAGGAGCAACCGCTTCCCTCATCATCAGTAGTGCTCATCACGGGCACTCAAGCCACCGCTGTTTTGGAAACGCCCTTGATTTGGGCAGCGGCGACAGAAACAGAAACGCCTCAGTTCGTAGTGAAACTGACAGAGCCGTTGTTGACCCCTGAGGAAGCAATTGGTCTACCAGCAGAAACGGCATTGGTTGTGCGGGTGGACTCGGTCGATGAGAGTGGTTTGGCTCAACTAGCTGTCGTTTCGTTCATTCAGGACGATCGCGAGGTGGCACTCCCCACTGGTGCAATTCAACTGCGAGGGTTGGAGGGGACGCCCCTGATTGCGCAAAAGTACGGCGACCCTGGCAGCGACATCGCTCGGATGGATCTGAATATGGCGGCAATGTCCGGAGTATCTCGGGTTGCTGAGCTGATCAATCGGCCCCAATCTTCCTCAGTGATTAGCAATGCTGGGGGCAGCACCATCACCCAAGAAGCCGGAGACCCCAACATTCTGGCTGGCCTGCTCGAAGGGGCCTTTGGCCAATTGAGCGAACAGATGGCAGAGCGGAATCAAGCGGCCCTGGAGGAAATTCTCAATCGGCCCACCATCTGGTATCTCCCGCCCGGACTGGAAGTCGAAGTGTACATCAATCAAACGGTGACACTATGA